The Sporomusaceae bacterium FL31 genome contains a region encoding:
- the msrA gene encoding peptide-methionine (R)-S-oxide reductase: MSKHVDLATFAGGCFWCMVGPFEALAGVEKVVAGYTGGHTKNPTYQEVCYGNTGHYEAVQITFDSQVVSYQKLLEIFWQQIDPTDAGGQFADRGQSYQTVIFYHDEEQHKLAEASKQALAASGKFTQPIVTAILPVGEFNLAEDYHQGYHRKNEAHYTMYKEGSGRACFIKKHWGDENKRKQLKEKLTPLQYEVTQNSATEPPFRNEFWDHKQEGIYVDVVSGEPLFSSLDKFDSGCGWPSFTKPLKKEQIKEEMDSTHGMIRTEVRSLAADSHLGHVFNDGPAPGGLRYCINSASLRFIPKDELVEAGYAEYVSLFYSPLVTKPRAE, from the coding sequence TTGTCCAAACATGTTGATCTTGCTACTTTTGCTGGCGGCTGTTTTTGGTGCATGGTCGGTCCGTTTGAAGCTTTAGCTGGTGTTGAAAAAGTGGTCGCAGGTTATACCGGCGGTCATACTAAGAATCCTACTTACCAAGAAGTATGCTATGGCAATACCGGACACTATGAGGCCGTGCAAATTACGTTTGATTCCCAGGTAGTGAGCTATCAGAAACTATTGGAAATATTTTGGCAGCAAATTGATCCGACTGATGCCGGAGGACAGTTTGCTGATCGGGGACAATCCTATCAAACGGTAATCTTTTATCATGATGAGGAACAGCATAAACTGGCAGAGGCTTCGAAACAAGCCTTGGCAGCTAGTGGGAAGTTTACTCAGCCTATTGTTACCGCAATTCTTCCAGTTGGAGAGTTCAATTTAGCTGAAGATTATCATCAGGGCTATCATCGCAAGAATGAAGCACACTATACCATGTATAAAGAAGGATCAGGGCGCGCTTGCTTTATTAAAAAGCACTGGGGTGATGAAAACAAGCGCAAGCAGCTAAAAGAAAAGTTGACACCGCTGCAATATGAAGTGACTCAAAATAGTGCAACAGAACCGCCCTTTCGTAATGAATTCTGGGATCATAAGCAGGAAGGGATTTACGTAGATGTTGTATCCGGCGAACCGCTGTTTAGTTCGTTGGATAAGTTCGACTCAGGCTGCGGCTGGCCTAGTTTTACTAAACCTCTCAAGAAAGAGCAAATTAAAGAAGAAATGGATTCTACGCATGGGATGATTCGTACCGAGGTTAGAAGCCTGGCAGCCGATTCTCATTTGGGACATGTCTTCAATGATGGTCCAGCACCGGGCGGACTGCGCTACTGCATCAACTCAGCGTCATTACGGTTTATTCCGAAAGATGAACTTGTTGAGGCTGGATATGCCGAATATGTATCATTGTTTTATTCACCTTTAGTCACCAAGCCAAGGGCAGAGTGA
- a CDS encoding membrane protein: MSRIIEFVLQTGLNFIVFIQQYRTPILDSFFKCITSLGEEEFYFASLPLLLWSLEYSVAVRLVGFVLLSHYCNIFIKELVREPRPFLSNPAVQLIAVGGYSFPSNHAQTGLVFWLGLGLVSAQKWLYILLAALSILIGSSRIYLGVHYPSDVLIGWLIGSILLVLFYQSISAPNRALFRGNWLNHSLLALLIPGLLLIMSPSHANWAITAALSGGWCGCIFRQLVLKNIPERLSGSWMLLFVRQILGLFTILLLLHGLKSLFPDGYSQSALILRFIRYWLAAFWAVGGVPWLFSKLGLLSQSKQPPIYR; this comes from the coding sequence ATGAGTAGGATCATTGAATTTGTTTTGCAAACTGGTTTGAATTTTATTGTCTTCATTCAACAGTACCGGACGCCAATCCTTGATAGTTTTTTTAAATGCATAACCTCATTGGGTGAAGAGGAATTTTACTTTGCGTCACTGCCACTTTTATTATGGTCGCTCGAATATTCAGTGGCAGTCAGATTGGTAGGTTTCGTCTTATTATCTCATTATTGTAATATTTTTATCAAAGAGTTAGTCAGAGAACCTCGGCCTTTTTTATCAAATCCAGCTGTTCAATTAATTGCGGTTGGCGGCTATAGCTTTCCTAGCAATCATGCTCAGACTGGCCTGGTATTTTGGCTGGGATTAGGGTTGGTTAGTGCTCAAAAATGGCTTTATATCCTATTGGCAGCCTTATCAATCTTAATTGGCAGCTCGCGAATTTATCTGGGTGTCCATTATCCAAGTGACGTGCTGATTGGCTGGTTGATTGGCAGTATCTTATTAGTGCTGTTTTATCAATCAATTTCCGCTCCTAACCGAGCCTTATTCAGGGGTAATTGGCTGAACCATTCTTTATTGGCATTGCTGATCCCTGGACTTCTATTGATCATGAGTCCTAGTCATGCAAATTGGGCGATTACAGCTGCGCTCTCAGGGGGATGGTGTGGCTGCATCTTCCGTCAGCTTGTTTTGAAAAACATACCGGAGCGGTTGTCTGGCAGTTGGATGTTGCTGTTTGTACGACAAATTCTAGGGCTGTTCACAATCCTGCTATTGTTGCATGGTCTAAAAAGCCTATTTCCAGATGGCTATTCGCAGTCCGCATTGATCCTGCGATTTATTCGTTACTGGTTGGCAGCCTTTTGGGCTGTGGGCGGAGTTCCCTGGCTTTTTAGTAAGTTAGGCTTGTTAAGTCAGTCCAAGCAGCCGCCTATTTATCGATAA
- the rocC gene encoding amino acid permease — MRHLQLIALGGIIGSGYFLGTGYVLEKAGPASIIAYLFGGVIVLSVMLCLAELAVAKPICGSFIHYAKEHISPAWACGVGWSYWVTWVAYVPSEMIAGGIIMNHFVPEVSQALWAVLFGLIITAINLFHVEKFGETEFWLALVKIMALIMFIGIGLLVFFGFIGDQGGIGSSILLGNGGFAPNGYWAVFLTMVIILVNFQGSEIIGLAAGECKEPEKSIPIAVRNIIWRILALYIVPILLLVTIYPWDKASLEESVFSAALNAYGLSWAGDIFAFVVLTAAISCSNSGLYGCARALHALAKEGMAPAWFGHLNKSGIPQNAVVISIIACWLGVAAYTFDTSLTMYTYLLALSGFTGAVAWISICWSQYNFRRSLIESGTEGQLKFRTPFFPYVTLFGIWSQIICLIVVAFTEDLRSSLYIGVPMLILPIIWFKLRSYYRSTVSENLE, encoded by the coding sequence ATGCGGCACCTGCAGCTGATTGCTTTGGGCGGGATCATTGGCAGCGGGTATTTTTTAGGTACAGGTTACGTTTTGGAAAAAGCAGGGCCAGCGTCCATTATTGCGTATTTATTTGGCGGTGTGATCGTATTGAGTGTCATGCTATGCTTAGCTGAACTGGCGGTGGCGAAACCTATTTGCGGATCATTCATTCATTATGCAAAAGAACACATATCACCGGCTTGGGCGTGCGGGGTGGGCTGGTCGTACTGGGTAACCTGGGTTGCTTATGTTCCATCAGAGATGATTGCTGGTGGTATCATTATGAATCACTTTGTTCCTGAAGTGAGTCAGGCTCTATGGGCCGTATTATTTGGTCTCATTATTACAGCGATTAATTTGTTTCATGTTGAGAAGTTCGGTGAAACCGAATTTTGGCTGGCGCTAGTCAAAATTATGGCGTTAATTATGTTTATAGGGATCGGACTGCTCGTTTTTTTCGGATTTATTGGTGATCAAGGTGGAATTGGCAGTTCTATTTTGTTAGGAAATGGCGGTTTTGCTCCCAATGGTTACTGGGCAGTTTTTCTCACAATGGTGATCATCCTGGTCAATTTCCAAGGATCTGAGATTATTGGATTAGCTGCTGGTGAATGTAAAGAACCAGAAAAAAGCATTCCAATCGCTGTTCGAAATATTATTTGGCGGATTCTGGCTTTATATATCGTACCCATTCTCTTGCTTGTTACCATATATCCATGGGATAAGGCTAGTCTGGAAGAAAGTGTTTTCTCGGCAGCTCTCAATGCTTATGGTTTGAGTTGGGCTGGTGATATATTTGCTTTCGTAGTACTGACTGCCGCTATCTCATGCTCAAACTCGGGACTATACGGTTGTGCCAGAGCTTTGCACGCCTTAGCGAAAGAGGGGATGGCCCCGGCATGGTTTGGTCACCTGAATAAAAGCGGTATTCCACAAAATGCAGTCGTTATATCCATTATTGCCTGTTGGCTTGGAGTAGCAGCGTACACATTTGACACAAGTCTTACCATGTATACCTATTTATTAGCGCTGTCGGGCTTTACTGGGGCTGTTGCCTGGATATCCATATGCTGGAGCCAGTATAATTTTCGCCGCAGTTTGATTGAGAGTGGAACAGAGGGGCAATTGAAATTCCGTACTCCATTTTTTCCTTATGTGACATTGTTTGGTATTTGGTCGCAAATTATTTGTCTGATCGTGGTAGCCTTTACTGAGGATTTACGCAGTTCCTTATATATAGGAGTGCCCATGCTGATATTGCCGATCATTTGGTTTAAGTTACGCAGTTACTATCGCTCAACTGTTAGTGAAAATTTAGAATAA
- the nifK_2 gene encoding nitrogenase molybdenum-iron protein subunit beta, whose product MLDCTPKEIKERTGGGMINPAKTCQPIGAMYAALGIHKCLPHSHGSQGCCSFHRMHLTRHFRDPVMASTSSFTEGSSVFGGGANLKTAIKNVFSIYNPDVMAVHTTCLTETIGDDIPSIIRSAEVPEGKVVIHANTPSYQGSHVTGFSNMVKGMVSYFAEATEPIKKEQINVIPGFVNPADMREIKRMLNLMGAKYIMFPDTSGVVDSPMTGEFQMYPEGGTTVAQLKDTGNSKLSVALGRFASSDAAELLAKKCQVPVATLKTPIGIKATDAFLMVARRAFSKEIAAELELERGQLVDIMTDTHFHFHGKKVAIFGDSDIVTGVTEFVLSLGMKPVHVLTGTPGGAIGSSVGSFEEDIQEMLQQAGVAGNVKAGGDLFTFHQWIKNEPVDLIIGNTYGKYIARAEDIPLVRVGFPILDRSVHSYMPIVGYRGAMRLLEMISNALLDRQDRDALDEDFELVM is encoded by the coding sequence ATGTTAGATTGCACACCTAAAGAGATAAAAGAGCGCACTGGCGGCGGTATGATCAATCCTGCCAAGACTTGTCAGCCGATCGGCGCGATGTATGCAGCATTAGGTATTCATAAATGTTTACCACACAGCCATGGCTCACAAGGCTGCTGCTCCTTTCACCGTATGCACTTAACCCGGCATTTCCGGGACCCGGTTATGGCTTCCACCAGTAGTTTTACTGAAGGATCTTCAGTATTTGGTGGCGGCGCTAATCTTAAGACCGCAATTAAAAATGTATTTTCTATCTACAATCCGGATGTAATGGCTGTTCATACTACTTGCCTTACCGAAACCATTGGCGATGATATTCCTAGTATCATTCGCTCAGCTGAAGTTCCAGAAGGAAAAGTCGTTATTCATGCCAATACTCCTAGCTATCAAGGATCACATGTCACTGGATTTTCCAATATGGTAAAAGGTATGGTAAGTTATTTTGCTGAAGCTACCGAACCGATTAAAAAAGAGCAGATCAATGTTATTCCAGGATTTGTGAACCCTGCTGATATGCGGGAAATTAAACGGATGCTTAACCTAATGGGTGCAAAATATATTATGTTCCCTGATACGTCAGGTGTTGTTGACTCACCAATGACTGGTGAATTCCAAATGTATCCTGAGGGCGGAACCACCGTAGCTCAATTAAAAGACACTGGAAATTCTAAGTTATCTGTCGCTTTGGGCCGTTTCGCATCCAGTGATGCTGCGGAACTACTGGCGAAAAAATGTCAAGTTCCAGTTGCTACGCTTAAAACACCGATTGGTATTAAAGCAACAGATGCTTTCCTGATGGTGGCAAGACGAGCTTTCAGTAAAGAAATTGCTGCTGAGCTGGAATTGGAACGTGGTCAGTTGGTTGACATCATGACAGACACTCATTTCCATTTCCATGGCAAGAAAGTTGCAATTTTTGGTGATTCTGATATTGTAACCGGCGTTACTGAATTTGTGCTGAGCTTAGGAATGAAGCCGGTGCATGTATTGACTGGTACACCAGGCGGTGCAATTGGTTCATCGGTCGGCAGCTTTGAAGAAGATATCCAGGAAATGCTGCAGCAAGCTGGGGTAGCAGGCAATGTAAAAGCTGGTGGTGATCTATTCACCTTCCATCAGTGGATTAAAAATGAGCCGGTAGATTTAATCATTGGAAACACTTATGGTAAATATATTGCCCGGGCTGAGGATATTCCACTGGTACGGGTTGGCTTCCCAATCCTTGACAGAAGCGTTCACTCCTATATGCCGATTGTTGGCTACCGTGGTGCAATGCGCTTATTGGAAATGATCAGCAATGCACTGCTTGACCGTCAAGATCGTGATGCATTGGACGAAGATTTTGAATTAGTGATGTAG
- a CDS encoding membrane protein translates to MNKTNAGFIYLAAAASIWGGLYVVSKYVLEIVPTFTLLFLRYLIAFAVLAAVCHHQKISLIPRHHKLTLFQIGLLGYFCSIAFQFLGTKYSSAHMGAVITTLSPVFQSGFAIWLLRESITPRQIISIALSFAGVLIINGVSGFSETGGIQMGAVFLLLAAMFWGYYSVLSKKISSHYSALQITTIGIFIAAVTSFPVALSEVSILDYSRLLTWPVIFCILYVAIISTALAFLLWNKGLALVPSHQAGLFFFFQPLIGSFLGWAILGEHLTSSFYLGSILILVAVYIVMSEKSAQK, encoded by the coding sequence ATGAATAAAACAAATGCGGGATTTATCTATTTAGCAGCTGCAGCCAGCATTTGGGGCGGACTTTATGTTGTTAGCAAATATGTCTTGGAGATTGTCCCCACCTTTACATTGCTGTTTTTGCGTTATCTGATTGCTTTTGCCGTTTTAGCGGCTGTATGCCATCATCAAAAGATTAGCCTGATTCCACGCCATCATAAGCTTACTTTATTCCAAATTGGTCTTTTGGGCTATTTTTGCTCGATTGCTTTCCAGTTCCTCGGCACAAAATATTCTTCTGCACATATGGGAGCGGTCATCACGACCCTATCACCTGTCTTTCAATCAGGATTTGCCATCTGGCTGCTTCGGGAATCCATTACTCCCCGGCAAATTATTTCGATTGCCCTTTCGTTTGCTGGTGTACTGATCATTAATGGAGTATCTGGATTTTCCGAAACAGGCGGTATCCAAATGGGAGCCGTATTTTTACTGTTAGCAGCCATGTTCTGGGGCTATTATTCTGTCTTATCCAAGAAAATTTCCAGCCATTATTCCGCGCTGCAGATTACAACAATCGGAATATTTATCGCTGCTGTTACCAGCTTTCCGGTAGCCCTGTCAGAAGTCAGCATTCTGGATTACAGTCGCTTGCTAACCTGGCCAGTCATTTTCTGCATTCTTTATGTCGCAATCATTTCTACCGCCCTGGCTTTTCTGCTTTGGAACAAAGGGCTGGCTTTGGTTCCTTCTCATCAGGCGGGACTATTCTTTTTTTTCCAACCCCTAATTGGCAGCTTTCTAGGCTGGGCCATCTTAGGTGAACACCTTACCTCATCCTTTTACTTAGGCAGTATACTGATATTAGTAGCCGTTTATATTGTCATGAGCGAAAAATCTGCCCAGAAATAA
- the nifD_4 gene encoding nitrogenase protein alpha chain, with translation MAMTEKQLEEILAQYPSKVQKNRKKHVLVRNESADPQIIEANTRTIPGIITNRGCAYAGCKGVVVGPLKDMVHITHGPVGCAYYTWGTRRNKAKSEDPSKNFINYCFTTDMQESDIVFGGEKKLTKVIDDVMAIFKPNAISISATCPVGLIGDDLGAVAKKAEEKYGIQVLSFNCEGYKGVSQSAGHHIANNGLMEHVIGKGELEEAPAKFAINLLGEYNIGGDGWEVERILKEIGYHIVTVMTGDGKYEDLRNAHIAELNLVQCHRSINYIAEMLEIKYGTPWIKVNFVGVQSTIDTLRNIAEYFGDAALTQRTEEVIAKELARIESKLDQYKKLCEGKTAFCFVGGSRGHHFQGLFKELGIDTVLAGYEFAHRDDYEGRQVIPDIKLDADTKNIPDLHVEKDPERFKIKLSPERYEELKKKIPLGQYRGMNVEMKDGTVIVDDLNHFETEEFIKILKPDILASGIKDKYVIQKMGLPSKQLHSYDYSGPYAGFNGAVKFAEDITMSFSSPTWNFITPPWKDEPLLVGTVTEEEGVA, from the coding sequence ATGGCAATGACAGAAAAACAGTTGGAGGAAATACTGGCTCAGTATCCTTCCAAAGTGCAAAAAAATCGAAAAAAGCATGTACTTGTTAGAAATGAGTCTGCAGATCCTCAAATTATAGAAGCCAATACCCGGACTATTCCTGGTATCATCACCAATCGTGGCTGCGCTTATGCAGGTTGTAAGGGGGTTGTTGTTGGACCGTTAAAAGATATGGTTCATATTACCCACGGCCCGGTAGGCTGCGCTTACTATACCTGGGGCACTCGCCGTAATAAAGCCAAAAGCGAAGATCCATCCAAGAATTTTATCAACTATTGCTTTACTACTGATATGCAGGAAAGTGACATCGTGTTTGGCGGCGAGAAGAAACTGACTAAGGTTATTGATGATGTTATGGCAATCTTTAAGCCAAATGCGATCTCAATTTCGGCAACCTGCCCTGTTGGTCTGATTGGTGATGACTTGGGTGCAGTAGCTAAGAAAGCGGAAGAAAAATATGGCATTCAAGTATTGTCCTTCAATTGTGAAGGTTATAAAGGGGTCAGCCAATCGGCTGGTCACCATATTGCCAATAATGGTCTGATGGAGCATGTCATTGGTAAAGGTGAGTTGGAAGAAGCGCCCGCTAAATTTGCCATCAATTTGCTTGGTGAATATAACATCGGCGGAGACGGTTGGGAAGTTGAGCGCATCTTAAAAGAAATTGGCTATCATATCGTTACCGTGATGACTGGTGATGGCAAATATGAAGATTTACGGAACGCCCATATTGCAGAACTAAACTTAGTTCAATGTCACCGTTCGATCAACTACATTGCTGAAATGCTGGAAATCAAATATGGTACACCTTGGATCAAGGTGAATTTTGTTGGTGTTCAGTCTACAATTGATACGCTTCGCAATATTGCTGAATACTTTGGCGATGCGGCGCTTACACAAAGAACCGAAGAAGTGATTGCCAAAGAATTAGCGCGTATTGAATCTAAACTGGATCAATATAAAAAGCTTTGTGAAGGCAAAACTGCATTCTGTTTCGTGGGCGGTTCCCGTGGTCATCATTTCCAAGGCTTATTTAAAGAGTTGGGGATTGATACTGTATTGGCCGGCTATGAGTTTGCTCATCGCGATGACTACGAAGGTCGTCAAGTCATACCAGATATTAAGCTTGATGCGGATACCAAAAATATTCCTGACCTGCATGTTGAAAAAGATCCAGAGCGCTTTAAGATTAAATTGTCTCCTGAACGCTATGAAGAATTAAAGAAGAAGATTCCATTAGGTCAATATCGTGGTATGAATGTTGAAATGAAAGACGGTACCGTGATTGTTGATGACTTGAATCATTTTGAAACAGAAGAATTTATCAAAATCCTAAAACCAGACATTCTGGCTTCTGGGATCAAAGATAAATATGTCATTCAAAAAATGGGTCTCCCATCCAAACAATTGCATTCCTATGATTATAGCGGTCCATATGCTGGTTTCAATGGCGCTGTAAAATTTGCTGAAGATATTACCATGAGCTTTTCTTCACCAACTTGGAATTTCATCACTCCACCATGGAAAGATGAGCCATTGTTGGTTGGCACAGTAACAGAAGAGGAAGGAGTGGCCTAA
- the nifHD_2 gene encoding nitrogen fixation nifHD region glnB 1, with the protein MLLVRAIIRPEKKDEVLAELSKAGFNAATVVDVVGRGKQKGIKIGGIVYDEIPKALLMIATRDEYKEDIVSVILRAAKTSEKGAYGDGKIFISAIDEAYTISTGATGL; encoded by the coding sequence ATGTTGTTAGTGAGAGCGATCATCAGGCCGGAAAAAAAGGATGAAGTGTTAGCCGAATTGTCCAAAGCTGGTTTTAATGCCGCAACTGTAGTCGATGTTGTGGGCCGCGGTAAACAAAAAGGGATTAAAATTGGCGGTATTGTCTATGACGAAATTCCTAAAGCATTATTAATGATAGCAACCCGTGATGAATATAAAGAAGATATTGTCAGCGTAATCCTTCGGGCTGCCAAAACTTCCGAAAAGGGGGCTTATGGCGACGGAAAAATCTTTATCAGTGCAATTGACGAAGCATATACAATCTCTACCGGCGCCACAGGTCTATAA
- a CDS encoding AraC family transcriptional regulator: MIIVESHCSVLCERRTYSQAPYNHVHPYAQLLVPIRGHINIHINSHATATDAQTILFIPANSEHSFFSTVQNEFFVFDIPSRFLQPYYNQLASTEISSLIDQRWQAIRTLLSCEVQQTPVGSQSIQDLLRYSMHLLTTDHVPISIRYIHENFHNKLTVQQLAGLEHYNPSHYHHWFQKYTGTTPRLYIQRLRIDKAKELLTTTDYSLQYISDQVGYGHQSTLTKAFVELEKLTPLHFRISSRKSLR, translated from the coding sequence GTGATTATTGTGGAATCCCACTGCAGCGTTTTATGTGAGCGCCGGACTTATTCCCAGGCTCCCTATAACCATGTTCACCCTTATGCGCAACTGCTTGTGCCTATAAGAGGCCATATTAACATTCACATCAACTCTCATGCTACCGCTACTGATGCACAAACCATATTATTTATACCCGCCAATTCTGAACATTCGTTTTTTTCTACCGTCCAAAATGAATTTTTTGTATTTGATATTCCCTCCCGCTTTTTGCAACCCTATTATAATCAATTGGCTTCTACTGAAATCAGCAGCCTGATAGACCAGCGCTGGCAAGCCATTCGGACATTACTTTCCTGCGAAGTCCAGCAGACACCTGTTGGCAGTCAATCCATTCAGGATCTATTGCGATATTCCATGCACCTGCTGACTACAGATCATGTCCCCATATCCATTCGCTATATTCATGAAAACTTTCATAATAAATTAACCGTACAACAACTTGCTGGATTGGAACATTACAATCCATCCCACTATCACCATTGGTTTCAGAAGTATACGGGAACTACGCCGCGGCTATATATTCAGCGTTTGCGAATTGATAAAGCCAAGGAGTTGTTAACGACTACCGACTATTCACTTCAATATATCTCTGATCAAGTCGGTTATGGCCATCAGTCAACATTAACCAAAGCTTTTGTAGAATTGGAAAAACTAACACCGCTGCATTTTCGAATCAGCAGCCGCAAGTCATTACGATAG
- the nifH_3 gene encoding nitrogenase iron protein translates to MRQVAIYGKGGIGKSTTTQNTVAALAEAGKQVMVVGCDPKADSTRLLLHGLCQKTVLDTLRDEGDDIELDDILKPGFGNTRCVESGGPEPGVGCAGRGIITSINLLESLGAYTPDLDYVFYDVLGDVVCGGFAMPIREGKAEEIYIVASGELMALYAANNISKGIQKYAQNGKVRLGGIICNSRKVDGEHEMLKAFAQELGSQLIHFVPRDNLVQRAEINKKTVIDFDPTAGQALEYRTLAGNIDGNDMFVIPKPMVQDRLEELMMEYGLMDI, encoded by the coding sequence ATGAGACAAGTTGCGATATATGGAAAAGGCGGTATTGGTAAATCTACCACTACTCAAAATACAGTGGCTGCATTGGCTGAAGCGGGCAAACAAGTTATGGTGGTTGGCTGTGACCCGAAAGCAGATTCGACAAGACTACTGTTACACGGTCTCTGCCAAAAAACAGTTCTTGACACTTTAAGAGATGAAGGTGATGATATCGAACTCGATGATATCTTAAAACCAGGCTTTGGCAATACCCGCTGCGTAGAGTCAGGCGGCCCAGAACCAGGTGTAGGCTGTGCAGGCCGTGGTATCATCACTTCAATCAATTTGCTGGAATCTCTCGGTGCTTATACGCCAGATCTAGATTATGTATTTTATGATGTACTTGGTGACGTTGTTTGTGGTGGTTTCGCGATGCCAATCCGTGAAGGTAAAGCTGAAGAAATTTATATTGTTGCTTCCGGCGAGTTAATGGCGCTCTATGCGGCTAACAATATCTCCAAAGGTATTCAAAAATATGCTCAAAACGGTAAAGTAAGATTGGGCGGTATTATTTGCAACAGCCGTAAAGTTGATGGCGAGCATGAAATGTTAAAAGCATTTGCCCAAGAACTTGGTTCACAACTCATTCACTTCGTACCGCGTGACAACCTGGTTCAAAGAGCTGAAATCAACAAGAAAACTGTAATCGATTTTGATCCTACTGCTGGTCAAGCTTTAGAGTACCGCACTCTTGCTGGCAATATTGATGGCAATGACATGTTTGTTATTCCAAAACCAATGGTTCAAGACCGCTTGGAAGAGCTCATGATGGAATACGGCCTAATGGATATATAA
- the nifHD_1 gene encoding nitrogen regulatory protein PII (nitrogen fixation NifHD) has product MKEIIAVVRMNKTNDTKKALVKAGAAGFTAFKVMGRGQLVSDDSVIQDRKNRLLQLAGDDEQDTAVLIEGFLTGERLFPRRLFNVLAHDEDVEEIVQAIIAANRTDNNVGDGKIFVLPVLDAVRVRTGESGEAAV; this is encoded by the coding sequence ATGAAAGAAATTATTGCAGTGGTTCGCATGAATAAGACCAATGATACCAAGAAAGCCCTCGTGAAGGCTGGTGCTGCGGGTTTCACAGCATTTAAAGTAATGGGGCGCGGACAATTGGTTAGTGATGACTCAGTCATTCAAGACCGCAAAAATAGATTGTTACAATTGGCTGGCGATGACGAACAAGATACAGCTGTATTAATTGAAGGATTCCTGACCGGTGAGCGACTTTTTCCCCGCCGCTTATTTAACGTATTAGCTCATGATGAAGATGTAGAAGAAATTGTTCAGGCAATCATTGCGGCTAATCGTACTGACAATAATGTCGGTGACGGCAAAATATTTGTGTTGCCAGTGTTGGATGCCGTTCGTGTTCGTACTGGTGAATCTGGAGAAGCTGCTGTTTAA